A segment of the Myxococcota bacterium genome:
GTGACTGCGCCATCCGCTCTCACTAGCTCGGCGCGGGCAGGCCGAGGTCTTTCGCCAGGAGCTGAGTCACCGTGTTGTTGGTCTCGAACGTCGAGTCGGCGGGCATGACCCCGTAGTGCACCATCTGCTGCGCGATCCGGCTCATGATCACCGCGAAGCGGAAGCCCGCGAACACGGAGTAGAACTTCTGCCAGCGCGTCTTGCGGCCGGTGAGCTGTTCGTAGCGCGCGATGGTCTCTTCGTAGCTCGGGAAGCCGGGCAGGCGCGGCACGCCGATGCCCTCGCTGTGGTGGCGGTCGAGGAAGATCGCCCAGGCCAGGTCCTCCTCTCCGTTGCCGTGCGTGACCATCTCCCAGTCGAGCACCGCCTGGACCTTCGTGCCGTCGGGCTCGAACAAGATGTTGCCGATGCGCGCGTCGCCCCAGACCAGTGAGTCGGGCTCGTCGTGGGGCTTGTTCTCCTGCAGCCACTGCCAGGCGGCCTCGGCGGTGGGCTGCGGCTTGCCGCGCGCGGCCCAGCGCAGGTAGCGCTCGTAGTAGGCGAGCTGCTGCTCGAGCCCGCTGTGGCCGAGCTCGGGCTTGTCCACGAAGCCGAAGCCGAGCGCGCGCCAGTCCAGGTTGTGAATGGCGGCCATCGA
Coding sequences within it:
- a CDS encoding phosphotransferase family protein codes for the protein MPTAWQRDLAQARAGLERWLRAKLPGAGELRLSELSAPQASGFSNETLLFDLDWTEGGRRRSESLVVRIQPTGFAVFPEYDMRVQFDSMRLLGAAGIPVPRVLWLEAEDQSVFGAPFYVMAKVEGRAATDRPLYTMEGWLKDLPPADQARVWWGGIESMAAIHNLDWRALGFGFVDKPELGHSGLEQQLAYYERYLRWAARGKPQPTAEAAWQWLQENKPHDEPDSLVWGDARIGNILFEPDGTKVQAVLDWEMVTHGNGEEDLAWAIFLDRHHSEGIGVPRLPGFPSYEETIARYEQLTGRKTRWQKFYSVFAGFRFAVIMSRIAQQMVHYGVMPADSTFETNNTVTQLLAKDLGLPAPS